Below is a window of Lebetimonas sp. JH292 DNA.
GGGGTGAAAAAGACGGAACATTTAGTAACACTTCAAGAAAAGTTCAATTGGTAAGAAAAGCTGTTGAGCCTCCTGCAAATTTAAATCCAGACTGGAAAGTAATCTGTAATGTAGCAAACAGAGTAGGGTTAAAAGGCTTTAATTTCAATACGGCTGAGGAAATTTGGAATGAAGTCAGAAAATTAAACCCTTTCAAATTTAAAGGGATTACTTATGAAAGAATGGCTAAATTAAACGGAATAAACTGGCCTTGTCCTGATGAAGATCATCAGGGAACTCCTTATTTGTATGAAGATAACAAATCTTTTTTACCTGACGGAAAATTCAAACTTGTACCTATTGGTTATACATTAGATAAAAATGAAAGAATTGTTTTAGAAAATAAATTAAGAAAAACTTTTAATATTCCTGATGATTATCCTGTAGGCGTTGGGTGTCCTAGTGAACAGCCTACAGAAGAATATCCTTGTATGTACACAACAGGTAGGAAAGTTTATCATTATCATACAGGAACAATGACAAGAAAATGCAAACCTCTTGAAATGGGTGCAGATATTATGGGACCTGTTATTGAGGTCAGCGAAGATATAGCAAGAGAAAGAAATTTGGAGAATGGATGCTATGCCGTGGTTTATAATAAAAGAGGAAAGATTGCTGCAAAAGTATTGGTAAATAAAGACTTAAGATACGGAACTATATTTACCACATTTCATTATGCGGAAGCAGACGGAAACGAACTTACCAATGCAGAGGAATCAGACCCGGTATCAGGAATGCCGCCACTTAAAATGTCAATAGCGGATATTAAAAAAATTTCCGAAGAAGAATTTTTAAAAATAAGAACAGAAATTCTTAGAGAAATAGAACCTGAAATTATTGAAAGGAGGGGTTAAAATGCAATCAACAAGAAAAAATAAATTTGTTATAGCCAATCCAGAAGTATGTATAGGATGTGCTACCTGTATGGCGGCTTGTTACAAGTCCGCATATGAAAGAGGAAAACTTGCAACCCCTCGCTTGATTGTAACAAGAACTTTTAACGGAGTAATGCCTAATCAGTGTAGACAGTGTGATGATGCGCCGTGTGCAAATGTCTGTCCTGTGGGTGCGCTTACATTTGGAGAAGATTGTATAGAACTGCATGAAGAAATATGTATTGGTTGTAAATTATGTACTATTGCCTGCCCTTTTGGGGCTATAAGACCTGCAGCGGAAACAATGCCTTCGGTTGATTATGCCCTTGAACCAGATGCTATGCTTACACTGGAATCTGTTGCGGGATTAAAAACGGTTGCAGTAAAATGTGATTTATGCAAAGGAAGAGAAGGCGGGCCTGCTTGTGTTGAAGCATGTCCTACAGGGGCATTGATGTTTTTGGAACCTAATAAACAAGAAAACATGATTTTGGAAAAATCTGAAAAAGCAGTGGAAAAAACAGTAGAAACTTCTCATCAACATAAAGGATAAAAAATGGGAGTGGTATATTCACTTTATATAATAGCCGCTGTTACTTCTTTGGTTTTATATAAAGAAAATAAAATAGCGCTGAAAGTGGGCTTTGGTTTAACGGCATTGGCCTCGGCTTATGCTGTTTTTTATTTTTTAATTCATCTGACATCAACTGAGTCTTTATCTCTTGGAAATTATTTTATCTTTAATCCGCATTTTATGCTTGACCCGTTAAGAAACTTTTTTTCTTTGGTAATTTCTTTTATAGGACTGGCTGCTTCAATTTATTCAATGAATTATGCCGAAGAATATTCAAAAGCTGGAAGTCTTGGGGTAATGGCGTTTTTTTACAGTGCATTTATACTTGCAATGCTTTTGGTTATTTCAGCGGCAAATGTTTTTTGGTTTATGATTTTTTGGGAATTAATGACATGGGTTTCATATTTTTTAATTTGTTTTAATGATTCTCAAAAATCTCTAAAAGCTACTATTATTTATATGGGAATTGCCCATTTCGGTGGTGTAATGATATTAATATCTTTATTGTTACTCTCTTATCAGGCGGGTTCTTTGGAATTCAGTCATTTTTATAATCTTTCTCTTTCACCTGTAATGGCAGCTATTATATTTTTATTTGCATTTTTCGGTTTCGGCTCAAAAGCGGGTATGTTCCCGCTTCATGTATGGTTGCCTATGGCCCACCCGGCTGCACCTTCTAATGTATCAGCCCTTATGAGTGGGGTTATGATTAAAGTTGCAATTTTTGGAATGATTCAAACCTGTTTATGGCTGCCTCTAACTTCATGGATGGGAATTACAATATTAATTATAGGTGCACTTTCAGCACTTTTAGGGGTATTGTATGCCTTAATGCAGCATGATTACAAAGCACTTTTGGCTTACCATTCAGTTGAAAATATAGGAATTATCCTTTTAGGTATAGGTGTTGGAGTTTATGGTATGGCTATACATTCACCTGTTCTTGCAGCAGTTGGATTTTTAGCAGGTTTATATCACGTATTAAACCATGCAACATTTAAAGGATTGCTTTTCTTGGGTGCGGGAAGTGTATTATATACTACACATACTAAAGATATGGAAATTTTAGGAGGTCTTGCAAAAAAAATGCCTCTAACTGCTTTTGCGTTTTTAATCGGTTCTATGGCAATATCAGCATTGCCTCCATTGAATGGATTTGTGAGTGAATGGATAACTTATCAGTCTATGCTCCAGGCTGCGCTTGGTGATGGAATTTTATACAGATTTGCCTTTACACTCTCAATTGTGGCTTTGGCACTTACAGGTGTACTTGCAGTATTTTGTTTTGTAAAAGTATACAGTGTAATTTTTGGCGGAGTTCCGAGAAACAGAAAAATTTATGAAAAAGCAAAAGAAGTTCCTCTTTCAATGCTTACAGGAATGTATTTATTGGTTATAGCATGTTTCGCATTCGGTCTTGGAGCAACGAAGGTAGTTAATTATTTGATGAATGTGGTTTCTTCATTTGCGGGGAACTATCAGGCGACGGCAGGAGGAAATTTAGTTTCACCTTTAGGTTCAATGGTTTCAACGCCGTTTATAGCAATTATGTTAATTTCTTTCTTGGCACTGCCGTTTATTTTTGTAGTTATATATATTAATAATTCAAAAACAAAAGTAACTATCAGGGAAACTGACCCTTGGGCATGCGGATTTAAATATTCTCCAAGAATGCAGATGACTGCCGCTCCGTTTACAGGAAGTTTAAGAAGATTAATGAACTGGTTATACAGATCAGATACAAAAGTAGAAGACCAGGGATATTTTAAACCTGTAAAATTTACTTATCATGCCAGGGATGTATGGTGGAATTTATTTTATTCTCCATTTATCAAAATTACGACCTATTTATCAGAAAAAATGAAATATTTGCAAAACGGTAATACAAATATTTACATTTTATATATTTTATTGACGTTATTTATTTTCGTCGGTATAGCATATTTGCTATAAAAGGAGAAAGCTATGAACAGTATATTTTGGATGGTAATTCAAGTTGTCACAATAGTGGCGGTTATGCCTTTTTTTGACGGAATTGCAAGAATTGTCAGGGCAAGAATGCAATCAAGAAAAGGTCCTAACAGTGTTTTTCAGACATATCTGGATATTTTTAAATTATTGAAAAGAGGAGGAAAAACAACCCCTAAATATTCCCACTGGTTTTTCAGATATGCACCTTTTATGCTTTTTGCTGCAAATGCGGCAATTTTAGCCGCACTTCCTATTACTTACAGCGATAATATCAATGCTGGGGCATACGCTGATATATTTGTAATTATTTACTTAGGTGCTCTTGCAAGATTTATTTTCGGGGTTGCTTCCATGGACAGCGGTAGTCCATTTGCCGCAATAGGGGGGAGCAGGGAGCAGATGCTCGCTGTTTTTGTAGAGCCGGTGGCGATTATCTGTTTAATTGTAATAATGCTTCTTGCCAAAACATCAAATTTAGTTGTTATTCAAAATTTAGTAAGGGAAGGTGTGGTAGGATATCAAATCCCGGCGTTTGCCGTTGCATCAATTGCTTTTCTTTGGGCAAGTTATGTTGAAACGGGAAGAAATCCTTATGATTTGGCCGAAGCTGAACAGGAAGTTTTAGAAGGAGTTGCAGGAGAATATTCAGGAAGCGATTTGGCAATAGTTGATGTTGCTTTAATGATAAAACAGGTTGCAATGATAGGACTTTTTTTATCTATATTTGAACCTTGGAATTTTACAAATCCTATTTTGGCATTATTAGTTTTTATTATTGAAATTGGAATTTTTTATGTAGGCGCAACATTTATAGATAATTTGGGACCTCGTTATAAATTGTTAAAAGGTTTCAAAAAAAATGCCTCTTTTGCATTTTCAGTTGCATTTGTTGCATTAATACTTTATGTGGTAGGAGTTTAAAATGGATATGATAAGTTTTTTGGCAATTTTGATGATAATTGCATCATTTTTGGTGTTTTCCCTTAGAAATCTTAAATTTGCAACATATGCGTATATAGTAGAAACTTTGCTGTTAGTAGGTATTTTTTTTACATTGGCAGGAAAATATCATGTAAATTCACTTTACGGATGGGCGGTTATTGCTTTTTTTACAAAAGTTTTAATTGTTCCTTACATTATTTTAAGACTTATTAATAAACTTGGTGTCAAATCTGAAGAAACTCCGGTAGAAGGGTTTTTTGTAAGTCCGGTTATTGCCCTCGGTTTTTCTTTGGCCATTGCAATGATGCTTTTTCCTGTTTTAAAGAGTTTTGCTTTACTTAAAGAAAATATACCTTTAGTAGCGTCTTTAACTATTTATTCATTGGGAATATTCGGACTGATTTTAAGAAAAAACGCCGTTAAACAGATTTTATCATTATGTCTTTTTGAAAACGGAACACATTTAACACTTGCGCTTGTTGCTTATAATTCTCCTGAAATTGTTGATATAGGAATTTTAACAGATGCCATTTTTGCAGTAATTATTATGTCAATTTTAGCAACAAGATTTTATAAATTTTTTGGTTCTTTAGATACTTCCAAAGCAAATACTTTAAAAGGATAGATTATGAGTATGCATTTATTATTAGCTCTTGTAATGATAACTCCGTTAGCAACGGCTATTATTATATATTTTTTACCGAACAACTTTTCCACACTTTCAATTTTTCATGTAATAGGCTCATTTGCCACATCAATAATAGCTTTTTATGCTATTTCAAATGTTATTCACGGAGGTATATATTTTCTTTGGGATGAACTTTTTTTCTTAGATTCTGTAGGAGGAGTGTTTTTAGCGCTTATTGCTTTGACAGGACTTTTAATTAATCTTTATGCAGTGAAATATATGCAGTGGGATTTGGAAGAGGGAAAAATAAAAATAAAAGACGTTAAATTATATTATTCATTAATGAATTTATTTATATTTACAATGATTACATCAGTAGTTGCAAACAATATTGCAATAATGTGGGCTGCAATTGAGGCAACCACTCTTTCATCTGTATTTATGGTGGCACTTTACAAAAACAAAAGAGCTACTGAGAGCGGATGGAAATATATAATTATTTGTAGTGTCGGTTTGGCTTTTGCACTTTATGCAACTGTATTAATGTATGGAGCAGGATATCATGCATTAAAAAACGGTGAAAGTGCGATGCTTTGGACATCTTTATATACGAATGCAAAACTTTTAGACCCGAGTGCATTAAAATTGATTTTTGTTTTTGCTTTAATAGGATTTGGAACAAAAGCAGGTCTTGCACCAATGCATACATGGCTTCCTGACGTTCACTCAGAAGGTCCTTCTCCGACTTCAGCTATTCTAAGCGCAGTTTTATTAAAATGTGCAATATTGGCGATAGTCAGATATTATTCTGTTATAGGAGAAAACGTAGGATTTACGTATGTTCAAATACTTACACTTGTTGTATCACTGCTTTCAATATTTATTGCGGCAATGTTTATAATTCGCCAAAAAGATATAAAAAGAATGTTTGCATACCACTCAGTAGAACACGTTGGGATAATTGCTTTTGGATTTGGAATCGGCGGACCTTTAGGCGTTTTTGCAGGGCTTTTTCATACAATGGCCCATTCTCTTTCAAAAGCGCTTGCTTTTTGTGTAAGCGGAAATATTATGAAAATTTATGGCACAAGGGATATGGACAAAATGGGAGGACTTATGAAAATAAACCCTTTAACGGCGGTGCTTTTTGCCATTGCAATATTTTCATTAATCGGCGCACCTTTGCTTGCTGTATTTGTAAGTGAGTTTTTAATGGTCAAAGCAAGTATCATGACTACCCAGTATTTGCCGGTATTTTTATTTGTTGTCGGACTTGGAATTATTGTTATAGGTGTTTTGGCTCACTTTAATCATGTTGTGTTTGGAAAACCAAGAGGAGAGGTTAAAACACAAACACTCGGAGCAAATGCTCATTTGCCTTTAATAGTTTTGGGGGCTTTGATAATAGCTTTTGGAGTTTTTTATATTCAAGACTGGTATTTATTGCTTGATAATGCAGTAAAAAATATTTTACATATTTAAGGAGAAATTATGGTTGGAGATAAATTTATAAACAGATTAAAACAAAAAATTAAAATTAAGGATATTGTGAGAAATCCTGAAGATCAGATTGTTATTACAGTCGATAGAAACGATTTGCCTGAAGCTGTGAGAATGCT
It encodes the following:
- a CDS encoding hydrogenase 4 subunit F codes for the protein MSMHLLLALVMITPLATAIIIYFLPNNFSTLSIFHVIGSFATSIIAFYAISNVIHGGIYFLWDELFFLDSVGGVFLALIALTGLLINLYAVKYMQWDLEEGKIKIKDVKLYYSLMNLFIFTMITSVVANNIAIMWAAIEATTLSSVFMVALYKNKRATESGWKYIIICSVGLAFALYATVLMYGAGYHALKNGESAMLWTSLYTNAKLLDPSALKLIFVFALIGFGTKAGLAPMHTWLPDVHSEGPSPTSAILSAVLLKCAILAIVRYYSVIGENVGFTYVQILTLVVSLLSIFIAAMFIIRQKDIKRMFAYHSVEHVGIIAFGFGIGGPLGVFAGLFHTMAHSLSKALAFCVSGNIMKIYGTRDMDKMGGLMKINPLTAVLFAIAIFSLIGAPLLAVFVSEFLMVKASIMTTQYLPVFLFVVGLGIIVIGVLAHFNHVVFGKPRGEVKTQTLGANAHLPLIVLGALIIAFGVFYIQDWYLLLDNAVKNILHI
- a CDS encoding respiratory chain complex I subunit 1 family protein, whose amino-acid sequence is MNSIFWMVIQVVTIVAVMPFFDGIARIVRARMQSRKGPNSVFQTYLDIFKLLKRGGKTTPKYSHWFFRYAPFMLFAANAAILAALPITYSDNINAGAYADIFVIIYLGALARFIFGVASMDSGSPFAAIGGSREQMLAVFVEPVAIICLIVIMLLAKTSNLVVIQNLVREGVVGYQIPAFAVASIAFLWASYVETGRNPYDLAEAEQEVLEGVAGEYSGSDLAIVDVALMIKQVAMIGLFLSIFEPWNFTNPILALLVFIIEIGIFYVGATFIDNLGPRYKLLKGFKKNASFAFSVAFVALILYVVGV
- a CDS encoding 4Fe-4S dicluster domain-containing protein; the protein is MQSTRKNKFVIANPEVCIGCATCMAACYKSAYERGKLATPRLIVTRTFNGVMPNQCRQCDDAPCANVCPVGALTFGEDCIELHEEICIGCKLCTIACPFGAIRPAAETMPSVDYALEPDAMLTLESVAGLKTVAVKCDLCKGREGGPACVEACPTGALMFLEPNKQENMILEKSEKAVEKTVETSHQHKG
- a CDS encoding proton-conducting transporter membrane subunit, with product MGVVYSLYIIAAVTSLVLYKENKIALKVGFGLTALASAYAVFYFLIHLTSTESLSLGNYFIFNPHFMLDPLRNFFSLVISFIGLAASIYSMNYAEEYSKAGSLGVMAFFYSAFILAMLLVISAANVFWFMIFWELMTWVSYFLICFNDSQKSLKATIIYMGIAHFGGVMILISLLLLSYQAGSLEFSHFYNLSLSPVMAAIIFLFAFFGFGSKAGMFPLHVWLPMAHPAAPSNVSALMSGVMIKVAIFGMIQTCLWLPLTSWMGITILIIGALSALLGVLYALMQHDYKALLAYHSVENIGIILLGIGVGVYGMAIHSPVLAAVGFLAGLYHVLNHATFKGLLFLGAGSVLYTTHTKDMEILGGLAKKMPLTAFAFLIGSMAISALPPLNGFVSEWITYQSMLQAALGDGILYRFAFTLSIVALALTGVLAVFCFVKVYSVIFGGVPRNRKIYEKAKEVPLSMLTGMYLLVIACFAFGLGATKVVNYLMNVVSSFAGNYQATAGGNLVSPLGSMVSTPFIAIMLISFLALPFIFVVIYINNSKTKVTIRETDPWACGFKYSPRMQMTAAPFTGSLRRLMNWLYRSDTKVEDQGYFKPVKFTYHARDVWWNLFYSPFIKITTYLSEKMKYLQNGNTNIYILYILLTLFIFVGIAYLL
- the hyfE gene encoding hydrogenase 4 membrane subunit, which produces MDMISFLAILMIIASFLVFSLRNLKFATYAYIVETLLLVGIFFTLAGKYHVNSLYGWAVIAFFTKVLIVPYIILRLINKLGVKSEETPVEGFFVSPVIALGFSLAIAMMLFPVLKSFALLKENIPLVASLTIYSLGIFGLILRKNAVKQILSLCLFENGTHLTLALVAYNSPEIVDIGILTDAIFAVIIMSILATRFYKFFGSLDTSKANTLKG